One genomic window of Quercus lobata isolate SW786 chromosome 9, ValleyOak3.0 Primary Assembly, whole genome shotgun sequence includes the following:
- the LOC115961999 gene encoding TMV resistance protein N-like, which yields MRRGRDEGVKKPKSRVRMLKGCRLRLHESIVIQEILERISSELNLVFQSTISNELVGIESRVREMLYLYLDEGSDGVCFVGICGMGGIGKTTLALSIYERISSNFEASSFIADVREKTKNQHLVSLHKQLLSNILMQREINLGNVHEGIKIIGNRLRGKKVLIVLDVVDGEKQLKALVGNHNWFGPGSRIIITSRNDHLLKRCGVDYIYTAKELNGNEALRLFSLSAFKNLHPKENYVHFYFVNYTKGLPLALNTLGSLLFNKSIDERKSAMDKLKAEPSKEILDVLQISFDGLTNMQKELFLDIACFFKQKNKDCVRDILKSFGYNPNYNIGVLMDISLITINKNGGLCMHDLLQEMGQQIVFRESPNEPGGRSRLWHCEDVLHTLKNNTGTDAVEGIELNTPNQKEESLSAEAFTKMTKLRFLKICNVQLPKGLSYLSNELRFIEWYRYPLKSMPTSFQPNKLVELRMRCSHINHLWKGIMNLDELRLIDLSDSQNLIEMPDLSGAPKLKQLILQRFMRLSKIHVSLGNLKCLIRLDLNDCKYLESLPPKISLEAIEILNLVGCSKLKKFPEIFGYMPRLSKLCLSGTAIKDLSLSTEYLTGLIKLDLRDCKNLSSLSNACCCSMSLKILTLSGCSKLNELPENLGNIKGLEELDVSETAITELPSSFVLLKNLKAIPDGLGCLSSLTKLDLRGNNFVCLPESTTQLSNMETLLLSGCTHLRSLPELPLNIKGIDADGCTSLEILPLRLEEGPCPILCLLNCVKLINNEDYDDMLLTTLRHHIQFKFLYSANIIHFTNVVHMIMVVIDLRIGLGGT from the exons atgaggagaggaagagatgaAGGAGTTAAAAAGCCAAAGTCTAGAGTTAGGATGCTGAAGGGTTGCCGTTTGAGATT GCACGAATCAATAGTTATACAAGAAATCCTTGAAAGGATATCTAGCGAATTGAATCTTGTATTCCAAAGTACTATTTCCAATGAACTTGTTGGAATAGAATCTCGTGTGAGGGAAATGTTGTACTTATATTTAGATGAGGGGTCAGATGGTGTTTGCTTTGTAGGGATTTGTGGGATGGGTGGAATAGGTAAAACAACTCTCGCACTAAGTATTTATGAAAGAATTTCAAGCAACTTTGAAGCTAGTAGCTTTATTGCTGATGTaagagaaaaaactaaaaatcaacaTCTAGTTTCTTTACATAAACAACTTCTTTCTAACATCCTTATgcaaagagaaataaatttaGGGAATGTTCATGAGGGGATCAAAATCATAGGGAATAGACTACGTGGTAAAAaggttcttattgttcttgatGTTGTTGATggagaaaaacaattaaaagcATTGGTTGGGAACCATAATTGGTTTGGTCCAGGGAGTAGAATCATTATAACAAGTAGAAATGACCATTTGTTGAAAAGATGTGGTGTGGATTACATATATACTGCAAAGGAGTTGAATGGCAATGAAGCTTTGAGACTCTTTAGTTTGAGTGCTTTCAAAAACCTCCATCCTAaagaaaattatgtacatttttattttgtgaattacACTAAGGGCCTTCCGTTAGCTCTTAACACTTTAGGTTCTTTGTTGTTTAACAAAAGCATAGATGAAAGGAAAAGTGCCATGGATAAACTAAAAGCAGAACCTAGTAAAGAAATTTTGGATGTTCTTCAAATAAGTTTTGATGGGCTAacaaatatgcagaaagaattatttttagatattgcatgtttcttcaaacaaaagaataaagatTGCGTAAGAGATATATTAAAAAGTTTTGGTTATAACCCAAACTACAATATTGGTGTCCTTATGGACATATCTCTCATAACCATTAATAAAAATGGAGGTTTGTGCATGCACGATTTGCTACAAGAAATGGGTCAACAAATTGTTTTTCGTGAATCCCCTAATGAGCCTGGTGGACGTAGTAGGTTGTGGCATTGTGAGGATGTCCTTCATACATTGAAGAATAATACT GGAACGGATGCAGTTGAAGGCATAGAGCTAAACACACCTAATCAAAAAGAGGAAAGCTTGAGTGCTGAAGCCTTCACAAAGATGACTAAATTGAGATTTCTTAAAATTTGTAATGTGCAACTTCCAAAAGGTCTTAGTTATCTTTCTAATGAGTTACGCTTTATAGAATGGTACAGATATCCTTTAAAATCCATGCCAACTAGTTTTCAGCCAAACAAACTGGTTGAACTCAGAATGCGTTGCAGCCACATCAATCACCTATGGAAAGGAATTATG AATTTGGATGAGTTAAGACTCATTGACCTAAGTGACTCCCAAAACTTGATTGAGATGCCGGACCTTAGTGGAGCCCCAAAGCTTAAGCAATTGATTCTTCAACGTTTTATGAGACTATCTAAGATTCATGTATCTCTTGGAAATCTCAAATGTCTTATTCGATTGGATCTAAATGATTGCAAGTACCTTGAGAGCCTTCCACCCAAGATCAGCTTGGAAGCAATAGAAATTCTTAATCTTGTTGGTTGTTCAAAATTGAAGAAGTTTCCAGAAATTTTTGGATATATGCCACGTTTGTCAAAACTTTGTTTGAGCGGGACTGCTATAAAAGATTTATCATTATCAACAGAGTATTTAACTGGACTTATTAAATTGGATCTAAGAGACTGCAAAAACCTTTCAAGTCTTTCAAATGCCTGTTGTTGTTCGATGTCTCTAAAAATTCTCACTTTATCTGGGTGCTCAAAACTTAATGAACTACCAGAGAATTTGGGGAATATCAAAGGTCTTGAGGAGCTAGATGTGAGTGAAACTGCTATAACAGAATTACCTTCTTCGTTTGTTCTcttaaaaaatctcaaa GCAATCCCTGATGGTCTTGGTTGTTTGTCCTCTTTAACAAAATTAGATCTTAGgggaaataattttgtttgccTTCCTGAGAGTACCACTCAACTATCTAATATGGAGACTCTTCTTCTGAGTGGTTGCACACATCTTCGATCTTTGCCAGAGCTTCCATTAAATATTAAGGGTATTGATGCAGATGGTTGTACCTCACTAGAAATATTACCATTAAGACTTGAAGAAGGTCCTTGTCCAATACTCTGTCTTCTCAATTGTGTTAAATTGATTAACAATGAAGACTACGATGACATGTTATTAACAACGCTTAGACATCACATTCAATTTAAG TTTTTGTACTCCGCCAACATCATCCACTTCACCAACGTTGTTCATATGATAATGGTAGTTATAGATTTACGCATTGGCTTGGGTGGTACTTGA